One part of the Brevundimonas sp. NIBR11 genome encodes these proteins:
- a CDS encoding serine hydrolase encodes MSLRLTRRSALFASAGAAAVPSISWSQAANDDAALAEAIDAYVKTAMAAWPDQPALGVAVVRDGQTVLARGYGVREMGRPDRADEHTLFAIASNTKNVTAAGLAMLVDEGMVKWDEPVKTYLPDFTLSDPYIGDHITVRDTLSHRAGFGLGAGDLLFWPNSNRSRAEVLAQVPFVPIEDGFRANYHYCNLMFVVAGAVLEAVSGMTWEAFVQTRIFDRLGMADSVPMASLADPAKSALPHARVGPPLRYQGPMTKISDSIVGVWNWDSAAAAGGICASPTDWAKWMILRLGNGAMPDGTRLFTEARATEMWRPNIIISGTPGPTAELPGRAIASTYAMGHQVQDYRGERIVSHGGGSPGGNSFTVMIPGRKAGVSVFSNAEENFLLRTLRSGLVDILMGKQGFDWIADSRKLEADGIEASLKAAAEIDAKQAVGAPPSVPLSAFVGTWRDPWYGDIAIEARDATLWLSFTHNPALQGPLEPYDGDTLRTRFPDNREEDAFFTFEMEGGRPVRARVKGVSPDIDFSYDYQDLKLTKV; translated from the coding sequence ATGTCGCTTCGCCTGACCCGCCGTTCCGCCCTGTTCGCCTCGGCCGGAGCGGCCGCCGTTCCCTCGATCTCGTGGAGCCAGGCGGCCAACGACGACGCGGCCCTGGCCGAGGCGATCGACGCCTATGTGAAGACGGCCATGGCGGCCTGGCCGGACCAGCCGGCCCTGGGCGTCGCCGTGGTCAGGGACGGCCAGACGGTCCTGGCGCGCGGTTATGGCGTCAGGGAGATGGGCCGGCCGGACCGGGCGGACGAACACACCCTGTTCGCCATCGCCTCCAACACCAAGAACGTCACCGCCGCCGGCCTCGCGATGCTGGTCGACGAGGGCATGGTGAAGTGGGACGAGCCGGTGAAGACCTATCTGCCCGACTTCACCCTGTCGGACCCGTACATCGGCGACCACATCACGGTGCGCGATACGCTGAGCCACCGCGCCGGCTTCGGCCTCGGCGCCGGGGACCTGCTGTTCTGGCCGAACTCGAACCGGTCCCGCGCCGAGGTCCTGGCCCAGGTCCCGTTCGTGCCGATCGAGGACGGCTTCCGCGCCAACTACCACTACTGCAACCTGATGTTCGTGGTGGCCGGCGCCGTGCTCGAAGCCGTATCGGGCATGACGTGGGAAGCCTTCGTCCAGACCCGCATCTTCGACCGCCTCGGCATGGCCGACAGCGTGCCGATGGCGAGCCTCGCGGACCCGGCCAAGTCCGCCCTGCCCCACGCGCGGGTCGGGCCGCCCCTGCGCTACCAAGGACCGATGACGAAGATTTCCGACAGCATCGTCGGCGTCTGGAACTGGGATTCGGCGGCGGCGGCCGGCGGCATCTGCGCCTCGCCGACCGACTGGGCCAAATGGATGATCCTCAGGCTCGGCAACGGCGCCATGCCTGACGGGACCCGCCTGTTCACCGAGGCGCGTGCGACCGAGATGTGGCGTCCCAACATCATCATCTCCGGCACGCCGGGACCGACGGCTGAACTGCCCGGACGCGCCATCGCCTCGACCTACGCCATGGGCCATCAGGTCCAGGACTATCGCGGCGAGCGGATCGTCAGCCACGGCGGCGGCTCGCCCGGCGGCAACTCCTTCACCGTCATGATCCCGGGCCGCAAGGCCGGGGTGTCGGTCTTCTCCAACGCCGAGGAAAACTTCCTGCTGCGGACCCTGCGCAGCGGCCTGGTGGACATCCTCATGGGCAAGCAAGGCTTCGACTGGATCGCCGATTCCAGGAAACTGGAAGCCGACGGGATCGAGGCCTCGCTGAAGGCCGCCGCCGAGATCGACGCCAAACAGGCCGTCGGCGCCCCGCCGTCCGTGCCGCTCTCGGCCTTCGTCGGCACCTGGCGCGACCCCTGGTACGGCGACATCGCCATCGAGGCGCGCGACGCGACCCTGTGGCTGAGCTTCACCCACAACCCCGCCCTGCAGGGACCGCTGGAGCCCTACGACGGCGACACCCTGCGCACCCGCTTCCCCGACAACCGTGAGGAGGACGCGTTCTTCACCTTCGAGATGGAGGGCGGACGGCCGGTCCGCGCGCGGGTCAAGGGCGTCAGCCCCGACATCGACTTCAGCTACGACTACCAGGACCTGAAGCTGACCAAGGTCTAG
- a CDS encoding OmpA family protein codes for MRIVPALLATSALAACSPPADDPKTPPPATPSAQVAPQTGTVGGLSASGAGLTGEVSGLSGDITAFRVEETATQTIVEIAADVLFAFDKSDLSTQAPAQLRRAADLIRQGGSGPVQVVGYTDSHGEDAYNLALSQRRAASVVAWLRTTDGIPADRLVAEGRGEADPVAPNEGADGNDYPEGRAMNRRVTITIPKA; via the coding sequence ATGAGAATCGTCCCGGCGCTTCTGGCGACGAGCGCGCTCGCCGCCTGTTCGCCGCCGGCCGATGATCCGAAGACCCCGCCTCCCGCGACCCCATCAGCCCAGGTCGCGCCCCAGACGGGCACGGTCGGCGGCCTGTCCGCCTCGGGCGCGGGACTGACGGGCGAGGTCAGCGGCCTGTCCGGAGACATCACCGCCTTCCGCGTCGAGGAGACGGCGACCCAGACCATCGTCGAGATCGCCGCCGACGTCCTGTTCGCCTTCGACAAGTCGGACCTGTCGACCCAGGCGCCGGCCCAACTGCGACGCGCCGCCGACCTGATCCGCCAAGGCGGGTCTGGCCCGGTGCAGGTCGTCGGCTACACCGACAGCCACGGCGAGGACGCCTACAACCTCGCCCTGTCTCAGAGGCGGGCCGCGTCCGTCGTCGCCTGGCTCCGCACGACCGACGGCATCCCCGCCGACCGCCTCGTCGCGGAGGGCCGGGGCGAGGCCGATCCCGTGGCCCCGAACGAAGGCGCGGACGGCAACGACTATCCCGAAGGCCGGGCGATGAACCGGCGGGTGACCATCACGATCCCGAAGGCCTAG